One Qipengyuania gaetbuli genomic region harbors:
- a CDS encoding response regulator produces the protein MARILIVDDDEIVADMASKLLFDAGHVCGWVADGERALEILRWRRPDLLLLDHDMPGLTGAQVLRSLRSSAETYDLPVIMFTGLTGAEDEQYAYYNGAQAFIRKPFNAKMLLHEVNLVLKARAERPQHRSLSEHLEQAAGRWRDSPEKRIML, from the coding sequence ATGGCGCGCATCCTGATAGTGGACGACGATGAAATCGTTGCCGACATGGCGAGCAAGCTCTTGTTCGATGCAGGCCATGTCTGCGGCTGGGTTGCCGATGGTGAACGCGCGCTCGAGATCCTCCGCTGGCGCAGGCCCGACCTGCTGCTGCTCGACCATGACATGCCCGGCCTGACCGGAGCGCAGGTCCTGCGCTCGCTGCGCAGTTCGGCGGAGACCTACGACCTGCCCGTGATCATGTTCACGGGCCTGACCGGCGCGGAGGACGAACAGTACGCCTATTACAACGGCGCCCAGGCCTTTATTCGCAAGCCCTTCAACGCGAAGATGCTGCTGCACGAGGTCAACCTCGTCCTCAAGGCGAGAGCCGAGCGACCGCAACATCGCTCGCTCAGCGAACATCTCGAACAGGCAGCAGGTCGCTGGCGGGACTCGCCCGAAAAGCGGATAATGCTCTAG
- a CDS encoding alpha,alpha-trehalose-phosphate synthase (UDP-forming) — protein MSETSRLVVVSNRVAVPKARGAAGAQGGLAGALNAALKKRSGVWFGWSGQEVEQQTGEISTQTTDGVTTATIDLSKRDVDEYYNGYANSTLWPLFHYRLDLAEYERETGKGYERVNERFAQMLEPLVEPEDVVWIHDYHLIPLGERLRARGLKNRIGFFLHIPWPPTRLFVSLPFHERLVRTMLHYDLLGFQTKEWLESFLHYCRTELGAEVDDDSGAVTLEGRTTVARAYPIGIDWDHFSALGETGEARQAQQRLMSSTRHRTAMIGVDRLDYSKGLPERLDGISRFFDRHPDRVRDLVFVQVAPPSREDVESYKEIRALLERKAGHINGARSEVDLVPVRYVNRGYSHAELFGFFRASKIGLVTPLRDGMNLVAKEYLAAQDPEDPGVLILSRFAGAAAQLGDAVLVNPHSPDDLSHAIRIALDMPLAERRERYGKLIGTVRDDNVQSWTEDFLRDLDAAGAR, from the coding sequence GTGAGCGAGACATCGCGCCTGGTGGTGGTATCGAACCGCGTGGCTGTCCCCAAGGCTCGCGGGGCGGCAGGGGCGCAAGGCGGTCTGGCTGGGGCTTTAAATGCGGCCCTGAAAAAGCGTAGCGGCGTCTGGTTCGGCTGGAGCGGACAGGAAGTCGAACAGCAAACGGGCGAAATCTCCACCCAGACCACTGACGGGGTCACCACTGCCACGATCGACCTGTCGAAACGTGATGTCGACGAATACTACAATGGCTACGCGAATTCGACGCTCTGGCCGCTGTTCCACTATCGCCTCGACCTTGCCGAATACGAACGCGAAACGGGCAAGGGATACGAACGCGTCAACGAACGCTTCGCGCAGATGCTCGAACCGCTGGTGGAACCGGAAGACGTCGTCTGGATCCACGACTACCACCTCATCCCGCTCGGCGAACGCCTGCGTGCGCGGGGCCTGAAGAACCGGATCGGCTTCTTCCTTCATATTCCGTGGCCGCCAACCCGGCTGTTCGTGTCTCTGCCCTTTCACGAGCGACTGGTGCGCACAATGCTGCACTACGACCTGCTCGGCTTCCAGACCAAGGAATGGCTCGAAAGCTTCCTGCATTACTGCCGCACCGAGCTCGGGGCAGAGGTCGACGACGACAGCGGCGCGGTGACCCTCGAGGGCCGCACGACTGTGGCGCGGGCCTATCCCATCGGTATCGACTGGGATCACTTCAGCGCTCTTGGTGAAACGGGTGAGGCGCGCCAGGCGCAGCAGCGCCTGATGAGTTCGACACGCCACCGCACGGCCATGATCGGCGTCGACCGGCTGGATTATTCCAAGGGGCTACCGGAAAGGCTCGACGGAATCTCGCGCTTCTTCGACCGGCATCCGGACCGGGTGCGCGATCTTGTATTTGTACAGGTGGCGCCACCCAGCCGCGAGGACGTCGAGAGCTACAAGGAAATCCGCGCCCTTCTCGAACGTAAGGCCGGCCACATCAACGGCGCTCGCAGCGAGGTCGACCTCGTCCCGGTGCGCTACGTGAACCGCGGCTACAGCCACGCGGAACTGTTCGGTTTCTTCCGGGCATCGAAGATCGGACTCGTCACCCCCCTGCGTGACGGGATGAACCTGGTGGCCAAGGAATATTTGGCGGCGCAGGATCCCGAGGATCCGGGCGTCCTGATCCTGTCGCGTTTTGCCGGGGCGGCCGCCCAGTTGGGTGACGCCGTCCTCGTCAATCCGCACAGCCCGGATGATTTGTCACACGCGATCCGCATCGCGCTCGATATGCCCTTGGCGGAGCGCCGGGAGCGGTACGGGAAATTGATCGGCACGGTGCGCGACGACAACGTCCAGTCCTGGACTGAGGACTTCCTGCGCGATCTCGATGCGGCAGGCGCGCGCTAG
- a CDS encoding glycoside hydrolase family 15 protein: protein MAGVVEIGSSLELSPIGNCQVSALVDETGGFVWGCIPRVDGDPAFCALLNGDRQDQGVWRFELEGQVSATQHYVRNTPILVTRLEAEDGSALEITDFAPRFEGSGRMYRPVAFIRIIRPIAGAPRVRVRLAPMHGYGAGEATTTNGTNHVRYRIGDETLRLSTDAPVGYVLEGRSYRVESDQHFFLGPDEPFVGNLRSELRRMEANTRKYWQHWVRGLHIPLEWQEEVIRSAITLKLCQHEETGAIVAALTTSVPEAPGSERNWDYRYCWIRDSYYTVQALNRLGALDVLEKYLAYLRNIIDQARGGQIQPLYSVMGEAELHESFAPHLHGYRGMGPVRVGNAAYKQVQYDCYGQIVMPTAQAFFDTRLLRMADETDFEHLEEVGEAAWAKHDKPDAGLWEFRTRQEVHTYSAVMCWAACDRLANVALQLDKDDRAALWKERAEAIRAKIEANAWSEEGQHYGASFESDYLDASLLQMVELRYLKPDDERFLKTFAAVERDLRRGDHMLRYAAEDDFGAPETAFNVCTFWLIEALYLTGRSQEARQLFCAMLSHTTRSGLLSEDLDYETGELWGNFPQTYSLVGIINSAGLLSKSWSEVR, encoded by the coding sequence GTGGCTGGAGTTGTAGAAATAGGAAGCTCGCTCGAACTGTCGCCCATCGGCAATTGCCAGGTCAGCGCCCTCGTCGACGAGACGGGTGGTTTCGTCTGGGGATGCATCCCGCGGGTAGACGGCGATCCGGCTTTTTGCGCACTCCTCAACGGCGACCGGCAGGACCAGGGCGTCTGGCGGTTCGAACTGGAAGGGCAGGTTTCCGCCACCCAGCATTACGTGCGCAACACGCCGATCCTCGTGACCCGGCTGGAGGCCGAGGACGGCAGCGCGCTGGAAATCACCGATTTTGCCCCGCGTTTCGAAGGTTCGGGCCGGATGTACCGCCCCGTGGCATTCATTCGCATCATCCGGCCGATAGCCGGCGCACCGCGGGTCCGTGTCAGGCTGGCCCCGATGCACGGCTACGGGGCTGGCGAGGCGACGACGACCAACGGCACCAATCACGTGCGCTATCGCATCGGCGACGAAACGCTGCGCCTCTCGACCGATGCACCGGTCGGCTACGTGCTCGAAGGGCGAAGCTATCGCGTGGAAAGCGACCAGCATTTCTTCCTTGGCCCGGACGAGCCGTTCGTGGGCAACCTCAGAAGCGAATTGCGGCGAATGGAGGCCAATACCCGCAAGTACTGGCAACATTGGGTCCGCGGACTGCACATACCGCTCGAATGGCAGGAAGAGGTCATCCGCTCCGCGATCACGCTCAAGCTGTGCCAGCACGAGGAAACCGGCGCGATCGTGGCCGCGCTGACCACCTCGGTGCCCGAAGCGCCGGGTAGCGAGCGCAACTGGGACTACCGGTACTGCTGGATCCGCGACAGCTATTACACCGTGCAGGCATTGAACCGCCTGGGCGCGCTCGATGTGCTCGAGAAGTATCTCGCCTACCTGCGCAACATCATCGACCAGGCGCGCGGCGGGCAGATCCAGCCGCTCTACTCGGTCATGGGCGAAGCGGAACTGCACGAAAGCTTCGCGCCGCATCTCCATGGGTATCGCGGCATGGGGCCCGTGCGAGTGGGCAATGCGGCCTACAAGCAGGTCCAGTACGACTGTTACGGCCAGATCGTCATGCCGACCGCGCAGGCCTTCTTCGATACGCGATTGCTGCGCATGGCGGACGAAACCGATTTCGAGCATCTCGAAGAGGTGGGCGAGGCGGCCTGGGCCAAGCACGACAAGCCGGATGCCGGCCTGTGGGAATTCCGCACGCGGCAGGAGGTACACACCTATTCTGCGGTCATGTGCTGGGCTGCCTGCGACCGGCTTGCCAACGTCGCCTTGCAGTTGGACAAGGACGACCGAGCCGCCTTGTGGAAGGAGCGCGCGGAGGCCATTCGCGCCAAGATCGAGGCCAATGCCTGGAGCGAGGAAGGCCAGCATTACGGCGCCAGCTTCGAAAGCGACTATCTCGATGCAAGCCTGCTCCAGATGGTCGAACTGCGATATCTGAAGCCCGATGACGAGCGGTTCCTGAAGACCTTTGCCGCGGTCGAACGGGACCTGCGGCGTGGCGATCACATGCTGCGCTATGCTGCGGAAGACGATTTCGGGGCGCCGGAGACCGCGTTCAACGTGTGCACTTTCTGGCTGATCGAGGCTCTCTACCTGACCGGTCGCAGCCAGGAAGCGCGGCAATTGTTCTGCGCCATGCTGAGCCACACGACCCGCTCAGGCCTACTGAGCGAGGATCTCGACTACGAGACGGGCGAACTCTGGGGCAATTTCCCCCAGACCTACTCGCTAGTCGGTATTATCAACTCGGCAGGCCTGCTGTCCAAATCCTGGAGCGAGGTGAGATGA
- the otsB gene encoding trehalose-phosphatase, translating into MASQSSLPSPPPLADLLVQAPAALFLDFDGTLVELAPEPGLIDIPETLVGSLHDLRDRLEGRLALVSGRALDDLERHLGDVRLYRAGSHGVARRRADGSLVGPEPEGLPPGAVAQLRGFASAHDLLYEEKSHGGALHFRRNPEMGEAVLDFARHVAAQFELEVTTGKAIAELVRPGANKGAAVRAFLAETTFAGACPIFIGDDVTDEDGMAAAIECGGFGIAVGERASKNARYHLGSVTAVHQWLEL; encoded by the coding sequence ATGGCCAGCCAATCCTCGCTTCCATCCCCCCCGCCCCTTGCGGACCTGCTGGTGCAGGCCCCTGCGGCACTCTTTCTCGATTTCGATGGTACGCTGGTAGAACTGGCCCCAGAGCCGGGCCTCATCGACATACCGGAAACGCTGGTTGGCTCGCTCCACGACTTGCGCGACCGGCTGGAGGGAAGGCTGGCGCTGGTTTCCGGGCGTGCGCTGGACGATCTCGAGCGCCATCTGGGCGATGTGCGCCTGTATCGCGCGGGGTCGCACGGAGTTGCCCGAAGGCGGGCGGACGGTTCGCTTGTCGGACCCGAGCCGGAAGGGCTTCCGCCGGGCGCGGTGGCGCAGCTCCGCGGCTTCGCTTCGGCGCACGACCTTCTCTACGAAGAGAAGAGCCATGGCGGCGCGCTCCATTTCCGGCGGAACCCAGAGATGGGTGAGGCGGTTCTGGATTTCGCACGGCATGTCGCTGCGCAGTTCGAACTCGAAGTCACGACCGGCAAGGCCATAGCCGAACTGGTCAGGCCCGGGGCAAACAAGGGAGCGGCTGTGCGTGCCTTCCTTGCGGAAACGACTTTTGCAGGAGCATGCCCCATCTTCATCGGAGATGATGTGACCGACGAGGACGGAATGGCCGCCGCAATCGAATGCGGAGGGTTCGGCATTGCGGTCGGCGAACGGGCCAGCAAGAATGCGCGCTATCACCTGGGCAGCGTGACCGCTGTCCACCAGTGGCTGGAGTTGTAG
- a CDS encoding TIGR02281 family clan AA aspartic protease, which produces MEPQAIIDAGAELIRAIPRSGLLVATVAALLLGWIGSAMLRREVAGGRAVRTLSTLALVGILVTVFLQIARFDPRLDTMTEIGLPEQSIVGAETVIPMAPDGHFWLSAEVNGVPTRLMVDTGATLTAFSTESAEAAGLQPRPGGLPVMLGTANGTVTADLTTVPSLAFGNIRAEGLDAVIAPNLGRTNVLGMNFLSRLKGWRVEDGNLILSPATADTQQ; this is translated from the coding sequence ATGGAGCCACAGGCAATTATCGACGCGGGTGCTGAGCTTATCCGGGCGATTCCGCGCTCGGGTCTCCTCGTAGCCACGGTCGCGGCCCTGCTACTCGGCTGGATCGGATCGGCCATGCTCCGGCGGGAAGTGGCTGGTGGGCGCGCCGTGCGCACGCTCAGCACGCTGGCGCTTGTCGGCATCCTCGTAACCGTATTCCTGCAAATCGCCCGCTTCGATCCGCGGCTCGACACGATGACCGAAATCGGCTTGCCCGAGCAGAGCATCGTCGGGGCGGAAACGGTCATACCCATGGCGCCGGACGGCCATTTCTGGCTCAGTGCCGAAGTGAACGGGGTGCCGACCCGGCTGATGGTCGACACCGGCGCAACGCTGACGGCGTTCTCGACCGAGTCTGCCGAAGCTGCGGGACTTCAGCCTCGGCCGGGCGGGCTGCCCGTCATGCTAGGCACCGCTAACGGCACCGTGACCGCAGACCTGACCACGGTCCCCAGCCTGGCCTTCGGGAACATCCGCGCCGAAGGGCTCGATGCAGTTATCGCACCCAATCTAGGCCGGACCAACGTGCTGGGAATGAACTTCCTCTCGCGCCTGAAGGGCTGGCGGGTGGAGGATGGCAACCTTATCCTGTCGCCTGCCACGGCCGATACGCAGCAGTGA
- the egtD gene encoding L-histidine N(alpha)-methyltransferase: MTPTQGIALVDLDEDGVDRAFRADVLTGLRQRQKAVPARWFYDDAGSALFEEITRLEEYYPTRAETEILRSHGADFRRLIGPGRAVVEFGSGSSVKTPLLLSAIEPGAYVPLDISGDFLRSSSAALARKFPGLPVHPVEADFMREVELPDAIAPLKKLGFFPGSTIGNMVPRTAVDLLRSMRATLRGSRGERPMLLIGMDLVKDQAVLEAAYDDAKGVTARFNLNLAERINRELDGTIPTGDLVHRAIWNDDFARIEMHLEATKDIVFSVSGEKFTMDKGETIHTENSHKFTRRSANLMLLAGGWTPLERWTDEEERFSVTLAQASEQREAP, translated from the coding sequence ATGACGCCGACACAAGGGATCGCTCTCGTCGACCTGGACGAGGATGGCGTCGACCGCGCGTTCCGCGCCGACGTGCTGACCGGCCTGCGCCAACGCCAGAAAGCGGTTCCTGCGCGATGGTTCTATGACGATGCGGGATCGGCCCTGTTCGAAGAAATCACGCGGCTGGAGGAATATTACCCCACCCGCGCCGAAACGGAGATCCTGCGCAGCCATGGCGCGGACTTCCGTCGCCTGATCGGGCCGGGGAGGGCAGTTGTCGAGTTCGGGTCGGGAAGTTCGGTGAAGACGCCGCTGCTGCTGTCGGCAATCGAGCCGGGCGCCTATGTCCCGCTGGACATATCGGGCGATTTCCTGCGCTCTTCCTCTGCTGCCCTCGCGCGCAAGTTTCCGGGATTGCCGGTCCATCCGGTAGAAGCGGACTTCATGCGCGAGGTGGAGCTGCCCGATGCCATCGCGCCGCTGAAGAAGCTTGGTTTCTTTCCGGGTTCCACGATCGGAAACATGGTGCCGCGTACGGCGGTCGACCTCCTGCGTTCGATGCGTGCGACACTTCGTGGCAGCCGGGGCGAACGGCCGATGCTGCTGATCGGGATGGACCTGGTAAAGGACCAGGCGGTGCTCGAGGCGGCCTATGACGACGCGAAGGGCGTTACGGCCCGCTTCAACCTCAACCTTGCCGAGCGGATCAATCGCGAACTCGACGGTACTATTCCGACCGGCGACCTGGTCCACCGCGCCATCTGGAACGATGATTTTGCCCGCATCGAGATGCATCTCGAGGCGACGAAAGACATCGTGTTTTCCGTGTCCGGCGAGAAGTTCACGATGGATAAGGGCGAAACGATCCACACGGAGAACAGCCACAAGTTCACGCGGCGCAGTGCAAATCTCATGCTGCTCGCTGGCGGCTGGACCCCGCTCGAGCGATGGACCGACGAAGAGGAACGCTTTTCCGTTACCTTGGCCCAGGCGAGCGAGCAGCGTGAAGCCCCGTGA
- the egtB gene encoding ergothioneine biosynthesis protein EgtB encodes MPSHAASIARDPSALAARFAETRRLSEALVAPLSEADATLQSMEDASPAKWHLAHTTWFWETFLLRDHLDGYRLFDESWPFIFNSYYEAEGDRINRFSRGMLSRPTLAQVIEWRAIVDEAMEPLFSREELAPLIELGIAHEQQHQELLLTDIKHAFFQNPLWPAMWSEPVQGAAKVEDGWYSHPGGVARIGFQEDGFAFDNEGPAHRVLLQPFELSSRLVTNREWAEFMEDGGYRTASLWLSDGWAWVRENSIAAPLYWADDRHFTHCGWQDRDPAAPVTHISYFEADAFATWAGNRLPTEFEWEAIARGQEGDEPAHDPAGGNQLDAAAPPQPRGNTGLFGDCWQFTRSAYLPYPSFQPAVGAVGEYNGKFMSGQFVLKGASCATVRGHSRASYRNFFYPHQRWQFTGLRLARDI; translated from the coding sequence ATTCCGTCCCATGCTGCCAGTATCGCGCGCGACCCGTCCGCGCTCGCAGCCCGCTTTGCGGAAACCCGCAGGCTGAGCGAAGCGCTGGTGGCGCCCCTGTCCGAAGCTGATGCCACTTTGCAGTCGATGGAGGATGCCTCTCCGGCAAAGTGGCACCTGGCGCACACGACATGGTTCTGGGAAACCTTTCTCCTGCGCGACCACCTGGACGGCTACCGCCTGTTCGACGAGAGCTGGCCGTTCATTTTCAATTCCTATTACGAAGCCGAAGGCGACCGGATAAACCGCTTCTCGCGAGGCATGCTGTCTCGGCCAACGCTGGCACAGGTCATCGAATGGCGGGCCATTGTGGACGAGGCGATGGAGCCGCTGTTCAGCCGTGAAGAGCTGGCCCCCCTCATCGAACTGGGCATCGCGCACGAACAGCAGCACCAGGAATTGCTGCTGACCGACATCAAGCACGCTTTCTTCCAGAACCCGCTCTGGCCCGCGATGTGGTCCGAACCAGTTCAGGGGGCGGCAAAGGTCGAGGATGGATGGTATTCGCATCCCGGCGGTGTCGCGCGGATCGGCTTCCAGGAAGATGGCTTCGCATTCGACAATGAAGGTCCGGCGCATCGCGTGCTGCTCCAGCCGTTCGAATTGTCGTCGCGCCTGGTGACAAACCGCGAATGGGCCGAGTTCATGGAGGACGGCGGCTATCGCACGGCAAGCCTGTGGCTATCGGATGGGTGGGCCTGGGTGCGCGAGAACAGCATCGCTGCGCCGCTTTACTGGGCCGACGACCGGCATTTCACGCACTGTGGCTGGCAGGATCGCGATCCTGCCGCGCCTGTCACTCATATCTCCTATTTCGAGGCCGACGCCTTTGCGACCTGGGCCGGTAACCGTTTGCCGACCGAGTTCGAATGGGAAGCCATCGCCCGAGGCCAGGAAGGGGATGAGCCTGCGCATGACCCGGCAGGTGGTAACCAGCTCGATGCCGCTGCGCCCCCGCAACCGCGCGGCAATACCGGCCTGTTCGGCGATTGCTGGCAATTCACCCGCTCGGCCTATCTTCCCTATCCGAGCTTCCAGCCGGCAGTGGGAGCTGTGGGCGAATACAATGGCAAGTTCATGAGCGGACAGTTCGTCCTCAAGGGCGCCAGTTGTGCAACCGTGCGCGGCCATTCACGGGCGAGTTATCGCAACTTCTTCTATCCGCACCAGCGCTGGCAGTTCACCGGCCTCAGGCTCGCGAGGGACATATGA
- a CDS encoding GGDEF domain-containing protein → MARTTRSLETPTAPRSGMALFAIGWSGVLLALVFYQRSAVAGIVLACCGLGLLVARHLRRTCQLDRRNRVLERDIRHLEAVEGLAGVGRWCIEWPDRRHLWSQEMCQIAGLAHDIASTDEVLARLMPDGMMQLEVTLAAHATDREPYAAEFELMQPDGEARILRARALNVFSPDGEIERVLMVVRDATEDYAIVQQVEEEKARALRLAEEARREADTDALTGLASRRAIMAALDRALLDAAGSGKPFSIVMFDIDHFKSVNDRNGHAVGDKVLVRVAQIALRHARDGDLVGRIGGEEFLWLLSDCDEREALDAAERLRWAVEAGTHSEPIPDVTISAGHATHEPGEGALSLFARADAGLYGAKRSGRNQVARAA, encoded by the coding sequence ATGGCACGGACCACCCGATCACTCGAAACCCCGACCGCCCCGCGCTCCGGCATGGCCCTGTTCGCCATCGGCTGGAGTGGGGTCCTTCTTGCGCTGGTATTCTACCAGCGTTCTGCAGTGGCAGGGATCGTCCTTGCCTGCTGCGGTCTGGGTCTGCTGGTTGCACGGCACCTGCGCCGCACATGCCAGCTGGATCGCCGGAACCGCGTACTCGAACGTGACATCCGGCATCTGGAGGCGGTCGAGGGCCTGGCAGGGGTTGGGCGCTGGTGCATCGAATGGCCGGACCGCCGGCATCTCTGGTCGCAGGAAATGTGCCAGATCGCGGGGCTGGCGCATGATATCGCGTCGACCGATGAAGTTCTCGCGCGCCTGATGCCTGACGGAATGATGCAGCTGGAAGTGACCTTGGCCGCGCACGCTACCGATCGGGAGCCTTATGCAGCCGAGTTCGAACTGATGCAGCCGGACGGCGAGGCCCGCATACTGAGAGCCCGTGCGCTTAATGTATTCTCACCCGATGGCGAGATCGAGCGCGTCCTGATGGTCGTACGCGATGCCACCGAGGATTACGCGATCGTGCAGCAGGTCGAAGAAGAAAAGGCGCGAGCATTGCGGCTTGCGGAAGAGGCCCGGCGCGAGGCTGATACCGATGCCCTCACCGGACTGGCGAGCAGGAGGGCGATCATGGCAGCGCTCGACCGTGCCCTTCTCGATGCGGCGGGATCGGGCAAGCCGTTCTCGATCGTCATGTTCGATATCGATCACTTCAAGAGTGTAAACGACCGCAATGGCCATGCAGTTGGCGACAAGGTGCTTGTCAGGGTAGCCCAGATCGCTCTGCGTCATGCGCGGGACGGCGATCTTGTTGGCCGGATCGGCGGAGAGGAGTTCCTGTGGCTGCTGTCCGATTGCGACGAGAGGGAAGCACTCGATGCAGCAGAACGCCTGCGCTGGGCGGTCGAGGCGGGCACCCATTCGGAGCCCATTCCCGATGTCACCATCAGCGCCGGCCACGCGACCCATGAACCGGGCGAGGGCGCTCTTTCACTCTTTGCCCGGGCCGATGCTGGCCTTTACGGGGCTAAACGATCGGGCCGCAACCAGGTCGCCCGTGCCGCCTGA
- a CDS encoding class II 3-deoxy-7-phosphoheptulonate synthase gives MAREWAPDSWQAFEARHLPRYEDPAALEEATTALSSHPPLVFAGEARALKADLAEVAEGKAFLLQGGDCAESFAEFHPNNIRDTFRVLLQMAVVMTFASKKPVVKVGRMAGQFAKPRSSDTETQGDMTLPSYFGDNINGIDFDPASRTNDPQRMVRAYFQASSTLNLLRAFAGGGYANLRQVHQWTLDFMGRSPWADKFADLADRIGEALDFMEACGIDPATVPQLQGTSFYTSHEALLLPYEQALTRRDSLTGDWYDTSAHMVWIGDRTRFEGSAHVEFARGIGNPLGMKCGPSLETDTMLRLLDTLNPAREPGRITLISRFGHDKVEDGLPRLVRAVKAEGHPVVWSCDPMHGNVVKSDSGYKTRPFDRILTEVKGFFAVHRAEGTHPGGIHVEMTGQDVTECVGGAIAITDEALKDRYHTHCDPRLNAAQSLELAFLIAETLNAEQDQLKADAA, from the coding sequence ATGGCACGCGAATGGGCACCCGATAGCTGGCAGGCGTTCGAAGCACGGCACCTGCCGCGCTACGAAGACCCCGCCGCGCTGGAGGAAGCGACGACGGCTCTGTCGAGCCACCCGCCGCTGGTCTTCGCCGGAGAGGCGCGTGCACTGAAGGCAGATCTCGCCGAAGTGGCCGAAGGCAAGGCCTTCCTGTTGCAGGGCGGCGACTGTGCCGAAAGCTTTGCGGAATTCCACCCGAATAACATCCGCGACACCTTCCGCGTGCTGCTGCAGATGGCGGTCGTCATGACCTTTGCCAGCAAGAAGCCGGTCGTGAAGGTCGGACGCATGGCAGGCCAGTTCGCCAAGCCGCGTAGCTCCGACACGGAAACGCAGGGCGATATGACCCTGCCGAGCTACTTCGGCGACAATATCAACGGCATCGATTTCGATCCTGCCAGCCGGACGAACGATCCGCAGCGCATGGTCCGTGCCTATTTCCAGGCCTCCTCCACGCTCAACCTGCTGCGCGCGTTCGCCGGTGGTGGCTATGCGAACCTGCGGCAAGTCCACCAGTGGACGCTCGACTTCATGGGCCGCAGCCCCTGGGCCGACAAGTTCGCCGACCTTGCCGACCGGATCGGCGAAGCGCTCGACTTCATGGAAGCCTGCGGGATCGATCCCGCAACCGTGCCGCAACTGCAGGGCACCAGCTTCTACACCAGCCACGAGGCGCTGCTGCTCCCGTACGAGCAGGCATTGACTCGCCGCGACAGCCTGACGGGTGACTGGTACGACACCAGCGCGCACATGGTCTGGATCGGCGACCGCACGCGTTTCGAAGGCAGCGCCCACGTCGAATTCGCGCGCGGTATCGGCAATCCGCTTGGCATGAAGTGCGGACCGAGCCTCGAAACCGACACGATGCTGCGCCTGCTCGACACGCTCAACCCGGCGCGCGAGCCCGGCCGGATTACGCTGATCAGCCGCTTCGGCCACGACAAGGTGGAAGACGGCCTGCCGCGCCTCGTCCGCGCGGTGAAGGCAGAAGGCCATCCGGTGGTGTGGAGCTGCGACCCGATGCACGGCAATGTCGTGAAGTCGGACAGCGGCTACAAGACGCGGCCCTTCGACCGCATCCTCACCGAGGTGAAAGGCTTCTTTGCCGTCCACCGCGCCGAAGGAACGCACCCTGGCGGCATCCATGTCGAGATGACCGGCCAGGACGTGACGGAGTGCGTGGGCGGGGCCATCGCCATCACGGACGAAGCGCTGAAGGACCGGTATCACACGCATTGCGATCCGCGCCTCAACGCTGCCCAGTCGCTGGAACTGGCCTTCCTGATCGCCGAGACGCTCAACGCGGAACAGGACCAGCTGAAGGCGGACGCTGCTTAG